A single region of the Enterococcus mundtii genome encodes:
- a CDS encoding GNAT family N-acetyltransferase, with the protein MLIREIKPQDDPIIKEIIQTSLESLDLAIEGTAYFDPQLDHLTDYYHALPCAAYWVVELENKVVGGIGITPFDEQKQICELQKLYLAPEAKGLGIANQLMETALSYATQHYRQCYLETMHLLKPACKLYEKFGFHLIADPLAGSEHSTMDAWYIKELKKDGE; encoded by the coding sequence ATGCTGATACGAGAAATCAAACCACAAGATGATCCAATCATCAAAGAAATTATTCAAACTTCCCTAGAATCACTCGATTTAGCGATTGAAGGAACTGCCTATTTCGACCCCCAATTAGACCATTTAACAGACTACTACCATGCTCTCCCCTGTGCTGCTTATTGGGTGGTGGAATTAGAAAATAAAGTAGTTGGCGGAATCGGAATCACACCTTTTGACGAGCAAAAGCAGATATGTGAATTACAAAAATTGTACTTAGCCCCAGAAGCAAAAGGTTTAGGAATTGCCAACCAATTGATGGAAACAGCATTGTCTTATGCCACTCAACATTACCGTCAATGCTATTTAGAAACGATGCATTTATTAAAGCCTGCTTGTAAACTATATGAAAAGTTCGGCTTTCACTTGATAGCTGATCCACTAGCAGGTTCTGAACACTCGACGATGGACGCTTGGTATATTAAAGAGTTAAAAAAAGACGGCGAATAA